The genomic interval TGAGTTGAGCAGGGGAGGTGACTCGCTCCGTTCATatgcaggcaggcaggagaggagaCGAGCAACCGCCTGTCTGCCGGCAGGCCGGACGGTCAGTCAGCGTGTGCTGATCTGCTCTACACTCCATAATGTACGGTCACTCTGAAATGATCTGGCTTTGGCTTTAGATACCGGGCCAAAGTAAGTAACATGTTGGGTCATGTAGGAGACATGTTAAATATGAGCAACAGGGTGCTGAGCTTAACGGACTGACTTTTGGATCAGACAGCAATTGcatagatgtactgtactgttacagtTCGTACCACAGACCGCATGAAACAAGTTGGGGAaagacaaaatatattttttgaaatggCCCACTATTTGAATCTCAATTTTATAACATGTAGTGGCTGCCTTTGCGCTTCTCCAGACTGAATCAACACCCAACAGATGTACACACGCCACAAGAATACCACATGCATGTTTTGGGTTACAGCAACAGCACCACTGGTAATGAGGTGCAGAGTAACGCACATGATTTCACATGCCATTTGTGCAACAATTTCCTAACTCCACATTCCTAATCGGCCACtacttgctgtgctgtgctgAAGTGACTGGGTAGGAGTTgaggtctcctctcccctctccaagcCCCAGCGGCCCACGTATCCCAggccgcacgcacacacacagcaggtcATGACCAACGCATAGAGAATGGAATTTGGATCAGCTCCTCAGTGGTTCAAGTGTGACCTTGAATACCACAACATTAAACCCGACTTCCTCATATGCATGTTACTGTATCGTGTTATTATATAGAACTAATGCAGGAACGTAAGTTGAATGAAAAGCACCACTCTTTCAAAGGGGAAATATGTAGCTAATTATTTTTATTAAAGCATGTATCAAAGTGGAAGAGTTATGTGTTTGCTCCTATTGATTCACACGTAGCAGGAGTACCTTATTCATGGGAAAGTCAGAAGTGTGCGGTGTGGTAATTGCAACTTTACCACTTCATCCAGAGCTGATAAGTCCTCCAATCTTTTTCTGCTTGCTGCGATTAGAGCGAGTTCCATTCGTTGTGTAtgtagtaggtgtgtgtgtacacagtgaTTTACAGTGTTACCTGCTGGCCGGGGGGCTCTACAGCAGACATGAGAGACGGTGATAGTACCTTCGACGGCTAGGTAATGAGACAGTGACACCTGGTGGATAGAACCACAAGCAGTGGGATTCAAAACATAAACCAGAAGAAAGCAATATACAAACAGTAAAAACAGAAAAGCATGGTTGATTTTTTTTCATGTGTATTTAAAACTACCGGGTCAGAGTAATTGATCAATAGATATACATGTATGAATAGATGCAGTGAGGTTGAGGGAGTGTTCTCCTTTTATAGCCATCATGGATAATGCTGTAACAAATGATATGATGAGCAAGGTATATGCATGGAAGTCTAAAAGGTTTTGCAATGCAACACAGTGCATACTAATCTGTAAAATGTGATTTTGGGAGCACCAAAAAAACAGCATGCAGAGCCTCTTCTCTTTTCACTGTCTTTGGCAGACGACTAATTTCTTCGGACTTTTCTCACATTCAATCAAATGAACAACAAACGCAAGCAGAAATCATTAAGTgataataataaatatattaGCATACATTTTTCTAATATATAATACTTTATGATATTTCCCCCCCACAGCTACCCCCCCTTTTTGCCAAAACAGCTATGGGGTAAATAACACAAGCTGTTACAGTAAATTCTCTATAATACAATAACTATAATACTTGATTATCTTACTAAACAATGGGATAATCTCAACTGCATACTCCTTGCGTCcactctcctcgcctccttctcaaaacccttTGGATGAGACAGCCAGAGgtccctcctctctgaccttaatgggttttgagaaggaggcgaggagagaggatgcgAGGAGTATGGAATTGAGATTCTCCCCGTTCAGCAGTGCTGATTACTAGTCCTGATAGCCAAGTGATATACTAAGGCAATATTTAATGCACCGTATAAAAACCAAATTAAATATTTATATGTGCAGTAtagtagctacagttgaagttggaagtttacatacaccttagtcaaatacatttaaactcagttttttcacaatttttgacatttaatccgagtcaAAAttaccctgtcttaggtcaggtaggataaccactttattttaagaatgtgaaatgtcagaataataatagagaatgatttattgcagcttttacttctttcatcacattcaaaatgggtcagaagtttacatacactcaattagtatttggtagcgctgcctttaaattggttaacttgggtcaaacgtttcgagtacccttccacaaacttcccacaataagttgggtgaattttggcccattcctcctgacagagatggtgtaactgagtcaggtttttaggcctccttgctcgcacacgctttttcagttctgcccacaaatgttatgggattgaggtcagggctttgtgatggccactccaataccttgactttgttgtccttaagccatttttgccacaactttggaagtatgcttgaggtcattgtccatttggaagacccatttgcgaccaagctttaactttctgactgatgtcttgagatgttgcttcaaaatatccacatcattttcctccctcatgatgccatctattttgtgaagtgcaccagtccctcctgcagcaaagcacccccacaacatgatgctgccactctcgtgcttcacggttgggatggtgttcttcggcttgcaagcctccccctttttcctccaaatataacaatggtcattatggacagacagttctatttttgtttcatcacaccagaggacatttctccaaagagtacgatctttgtccccatgtgcagttgcaaaccgtagtctgactttttatggtggttttggagcagtggcttcttcattgctgagtgtcctttcaggttatgtcgatataggactcgttttactgtggatatagatacttttgtacctgtttcctccagcatcttcacaaggtcctttgctgttgttctgggattgatttgcacttttcacaccaaagtacgttaatctctaggagacagaacgcgtctccttcctgaacggtatgacggctgcgtggtcccatggtgtttatacttgcatactattttttgtacagatggtggtaccttcaagcatttggaaattgctcccaaggatgaaccagacttgtggaggtctacaattgtttttctgaggtcctggctgatttcttttgacatcccatgatgtcaagcaaaaagggcactgagtttgaaggtaagccttgaaatacatccacattgattcaaattatgtcaattagcctttcagaagcttctaaagccatgacattttctggaattttccaagctgtttcaaggcacagtcaacttagtttatgtaaacttctgacccactggaattgtgatgcagtgaattataagtgaaataatctgtctgtaaacaattgttggaaaaatgacttgtcatgcacaaagtggatgtcctaaccaactttccaaaactatagtttgttaacaagaaatttgtggagtggttgaaaaacgagttttaatgactccaacctaagtgtatgtaaacttccgacttcaactgtctaTGACAAACCAATATGCGGGTGTAAAATCGATATAATGTGCTCATATGACGTGTAAAAATATACATTCTAAATGTTTGACCAGACGATTGGTATGAGagcaaatataatatattttcatAGTAGTTACACTACACATAATACATAATAGTATTAATAATACTGCATATACACAGAATACTGCACATACACAGAATACTGCATATACACAGAATACTGCCAACTTATTAAGCCTTGAAGATATGGAATTTTATAATCATGTGCCATTTTAGGAAATACAACATTATAATAATGTGTTTGTAAGCAGCCTAGTTTCAGTATTAAACTCTGCAGTTTAAGATAAGCTCTCTTATTTTGTTCAGTATTAGGCTAAATCCCAATCTTGATTTAGAGATATGCTCATTTCCTAACTCAAATTCAAAAGCTGCATTATAAGTAGAGACATTTGATTGTCCCATGACATAACATGCTTTTCTTAGCAACATTTTGAAAAGTACCCAGCAACTAACATGCATGTTGGCCCATTACTCTTAATTACGGCTTATTCTTCTTATTTTATATTATCAACAAACCCAAAATGTATAAATACATCTATAGTGCTACAAGAAGAATGAAGCAGAATGCATGTCAAAAATCAAATAAATACAGTTAACTTGACAGTGTTTTGGAGCGTGCCTCAGCATACAAACGTGTGAGCGGTATAAAAGAACACAGCGATAGTAGCACTCAGTAGGAGGCTAACTGATGGAGGAAACCACCATGTCCAGCTCTTTAACATTCTCCTGGCTGCTGGTGAGACCACAGCTTCCTGACAGCTCAGGAAAGTGGCTGGCTCTGGTACCAGGGATGGATGGCGCTGGAGACTGGGCCAGGCCAGGCTTCTTagaggggatggggggagggTTGCCCCTGTCTGCTCGGGGGATGGTTGGGGAGCAGACCCCCAGAGGCAGAGCAGCACCAGAGGCCCTGGGGatgacaggggaggagggggtcAGGGCCAGGTTACGGTAGTCAGTGCCGAAGGGAGAGCTGTTAGGTGGCGGAGGTTTGGCCCCCTGCTGGACTGTGAAGCGGGACAGGACGTGGGTGACGGTGCTGCGGGCCAGCTGCTTGGCCGGGCTGGGGACAGGGACGGGGATGCACTCAGGGGACGGGGACAGGTCTCTAGGGGAGTGGGGCAGGCTgccacctcctcttccatcctgctgctgctgctctggaTCAGTGTGGCCCTGGAACTTGTGGCGAGCAGCATGGAAGCGCTGGTTGATGCCTGCCTGGTAGGAGGACTGGTAGCTGGGACTGGTGGCCATGTCCAGCCGTTTAGCCAGCTGAGGAGAGGAGCacggggaggaggtgagggaggaggaCCCCGTGCTGCAGGGGGATAGGCTCTGGTTCAGGAGGGCAGGGGACAGCAGGACAGGGCTGCTGTTCTCACTCCGGTTGTCTAGGCCCAGTCTGTCTGGAAGGGCGTCCTCCCTGAGGCAGTCGTGCCCGTTGACCTTAGGCTCTTCACCCCCCTCTGCCTGGCTGGAGTGTGGtggtggtcgtagtagtggtgaCCCTCCACTGGTGTCCACAGGAgagtctctcctctcatccttctcctcagctcccctctctccctgaagCTCTCTCCTCAGCGCCTCCACCTGCTCCTGCAGCAGGCAGCACTGGGCCTCCTCCCTCTTGAGCCGAGAGCGGAGCTGCGCCTTCTCCGTGTCAAACTCAGCCAGCCGCTCCTCCACCCTGGCCTCCATCTGCagggtcctcctcctctccttctgcaGCTCAGCCCTCAGGGCCAAGATCTCCCCCTGCTCCTTCTCCAGCCTACGGCTTGCCTCAGCCAGGCGGTGGTCCACCTCCAGGGCCCGCTGGCTGGCCCACTTGCACTCCTTGGCCAGGGCAGAGGAGAGCTGCTTGTGCTGCACCCGCTCCTCCTCCAGCTGCTCCAGGACCTTCTTCTGTTCCTTCTCCAGACGACGCACCTGGCCCCGCTCAAACTCCAGCTACAGGCACAATAGAGTACAATAGGTTCAATTGTAAAAACTCAATCCTATAGCAGTTATCACTCAGATATTGATGTTTAGTCTACCTGTTGCAAGAGgcgttccctctccttctccaggaTGCAAGTGACATCATCGCCCTCGGCGGTGTCCTCTGCatgccttctcctctcctcctccagatcTGCAATGACCTGACACAAccacaggggagagacagagacacagacatgaTAAGATCCTAGGTCAGGATAATCTGCTAACTAAATACAACTTCCCGGGTGGAAAATGATTAGATATGCTTTGGGTGCAAGCTAGTTTAGTTCATCTTTAATCTAATCAAAAGTGGAGGGGTTGGCATCTAAGGCCCAGCGACAACCCCCAGCCCTACCGTCTTGTGCCTGCTCTCGGCTGCAGCTAGCTGGGCCAGCATCTTCTCCTGCATCCTCCTGCATTGGGTGACCACCTGCTTGAGCACAGCCAGGGGGCTAGAGCAGGCTGAAGCCTGGTGGACCCCAGGGCTCTGCCCCCCCAACGCCTCACTGTCCCTCTGCAGAGCCAGGAACGGGTCGCTCAGGTTGTACTTCCCATAGCGCTTCTCCACATATGTGTCTCTGCACTGGgcctgagggaggagaggagacgagggttGAGAAACACTGGGGTAGAGAACTGTTTGTGTGTCAAAACAGGCTATATTGTGTAGAatagttattgttattgttcaatctGCTTTTACTAACAGTCACTTAGGTGTCTAGCTGAATAAACAGACTCTGTCCCTGAGATATTTTACAGTTTTGTAAGTATATAAGAAAGTCAAATATCATCGTCAGACAGTCACTAGTACTATGCAGCTACATGTACTATACACAATACATGTACTATGCACAAGTGTAACCTGGTTTCCCAGCATCGTAAAAAAGCCATAATCTGTTTCTTTTTCAGTTTCTGCATGCTGCCCTTTCCCTTCCTTCAGGCCTGCTGCAATAATCTTCCTTCCACTGCCTGCTAAACAGGAAGTCAGCC from Salvelinus fontinalis isolate EN_2023a chromosome 18, ASM2944872v1, whole genome shotgun sequence carries:
- the LOC129814920 gene encoding CTTNBP2 N-terminal-like protein isoform X2 encodes the protein MNMESLSKPELLMLFSVLEGELEARDLVIEALRAQCRDTYVEKRYGKYNLSDPFLALQRDSEALGGQSPGVHQASACSSPLAVLKQVVTQCRRMQEKMLAQLAAAESRHKTVIADLEEERRRHAEDTAEGDDVTCILEKERERLLQQLEFERGQVRRLEKEQKKVLEQLEEERVQHKQLSSALAKECKWASQRALEVDHRLAEASRRLEKEQGEILALRAELQKERRRTLQMEARVEERLAEFDTEKAQLRSRLKREEAQCCLLQEQVEALRRELQGERGAEEKDERRDSPVDTSGGSPLLRPPPHSSQAEGGEEPKVNGHDCLREDALPDRLGLDNRSENSSPVLLSPALLNQSLSPCSTGSSSLTSSPCSSPQLAKRLDMATSPSYQSSYQAGINQRFHAARHKFQGHTDPEQQQQDGRGGGSLPHSPRDLSPSPECIPVPVPSPAKQLARSTVTHVLSRFTVQQGAKPPPPNSSPFGTDYRNLALTPSSPVIPRASGAALPLGVCSPTIPRADRGNPPPIPSKKPGLAQSPAPSIPGTRASHFPELSGSCGLTSSQENVKELDMVVSSIS
- the LOC129814920 gene encoding CTTNBP2 N-terminal-like protein isoform X1 translates to MLEFTKALKGHMKEAQMNMESLSKPELLMLFSVLEGELEARDLVIEALRAQCRDTYVEKRYGKYNLSDPFLALQRDSEALGGQSPGVHQASACSSPLAVLKQVVTQCRRMQEKMLAQLAAAESRHKTVIADLEEERRRHAEDTAEGDDVTCILEKERERLLQQLEFERGQVRRLEKEQKKVLEQLEEERVQHKQLSSALAKECKWASQRALEVDHRLAEASRRLEKEQGEILALRAELQKERRRTLQMEARVEERLAEFDTEKAQLRSRLKREEAQCCLLQEQVEALRRELQGERGAEEKDERRDSPVDTSGGSPLLRPPPHSSQAEGGEEPKVNGHDCLREDALPDRLGLDNRSENSSPVLLSPALLNQSLSPCSTGSSSLTSSPCSSPQLAKRLDMATSPSYQSSYQAGINQRFHAARHKFQGHTDPEQQQQDGRGGGSLPHSPRDLSPSPECIPVPVPSPAKQLARSTVTHVLSRFTVQQGAKPPPPNSSPFGTDYRNLALTPSSPVIPRASGAALPLGVCSPTIPRADRGNPPPIPSKKPGLAQSPAPSIPGTRASHFPELSGSCGLTSSQENVKELDMVVSSIS